The Kitasatospora sp. NBC_00374 genome has a segment encoding these proteins:
- a CDS encoding Ig-like domain-containing protein → MTAPEKPEKQDRPRGGQWTRRGVLAGLLGAPVLFVAACNEDKGAGAASGGPTDGAAATPSSSPKASIAKITISPADGTTDAPFGQPVKVTVVDGRLSSVTLADEAGTLIPGQPTPDGSAWTSTGQLLSGTKYTVAVAAVDKDNREADANASFATATPASTFVGYFTPENGSTVGVGMPVSIRFNKAITNRRAVQEAITVVADPGVEVVGHWFSSTRLDFRPQQYWAAGTRVTLKLRLKDVEGVRGVYGIQSKDVTFTVGRSQTSVADLAAHTLTVTTDGRVTAVYPIIGGAPDHRTWSGKLVISEQFKQTKMDSATVGLGDEYNIPDVPHAQRLTASGTFIHGNYWSPPSQFGKANTSHGCIALRDVQGGDDPRTDAAKFYDSSLIGDVVEVVNSGDRPVDPANGLSDWNMAWAQWQAGSAI, encoded by the coding sequence AACGAGGACAAGGGCGCCGGCGCGGCCTCCGGCGGGCCGACGGACGGGGCCGCCGCCACCCCCAGCAGCAGCCCCAAGGCCTCGATCGCGAAGATCACCATCTCGCCGGCCGACGGCACCACCGACGCCCCCTTCGGGCAGCCGGTCAAGGTCACCGTGGTGGACGGCAGGCTGAGCTCGGTCACGCTCGCCGACGAGGCCGGCACCCTGATACCCGGGCAGCCGACTCCGGACGGGTCCGCCTGGACCTCCACGGGGCAGCTGCTCAGCGGCACCAAGTACACCGTCGCCGTCGCCGCCGTCGACAAGGACAACCGCGAGGCGGACGCCAACGCGAGCTTCGCCACCGCCACCCCGGCCAGCACCTTCGTCGGGTACTTCACGCCGGAGAACGGCTCCACGGTCGGTGTCGGCATGCCGGTGTCGATCAGGTTCAACAAGGCGATCACCAACCGCAGGGCCGTCCAGGAGGCGATCACCGTGGTCGCCGACCCCGGGGTCGAGGTCGTCGGCCACTGGTTCTCCAGCACCCGGCTGGACTTCCGCCCGCAGCAGTACTGGGCCGCGGGCACCCGGGTCACCCTCAAGCTCCGGCTGAAGGACGTCGAGGGGGTGCGGGGCGTCTACGGCATCCAGTCCAAGGACGTCACCTTCACCGTCGGCCGCAGCCAGACCAGCGTCGCCGACCTGGCCGCGCACACCCTCACCGTGACCACCGACGGCCGTGTCACCGCGGTCTACCCGATCATCGGCGGCGCTCCCGACCACAGGACCTGGTCCGGCAAGCTGGTCATCTCGGAGCAGTTCAAGCAGACCAAGATGGACTCCGCCACGGTCGGCCTGGGCGACGAGTACAACATCCCGGACGTGCCGCACGCCCAGCGCCTGACCGCCTCCGGCACCTTCATCCACGGCAACTACTGGTCGCCACCCTCGCAGTTCGGCAAAGCCAACACCAGCCACGGCTGCATCGCGCTGCGTGACGTCCAGGGCGGCGACGACCCGCGCACCGACGCGGCGAAGTTCTACGACAGCTCGCTGATCGGCGACGTGGTCGAGGTGGTCAACTCCGGTGACCGGCCGGTCGATCCGGCCAACGGCCTGAGCGACTGGAACATGGCCTGGGCCCAGTGGCAGGCCGGCAGCGCGATCTGA
- a CDS encoding DUF1203 domain-containing protein has translation MNALDIRAIPAEVLRTLRVRDDAGRPPVPSVDTTGGAPLRCCLDRARPGEEILLLSYAPLRRWAAETGADPGPYDEQGPVFVHAGECRGPAGGWPAGLHGGERVVRGYDRRGRILGGRPSGPQDLERTVAQVLADPEVAVVHVRALAFGCFLHEVRRAA, from the coding sequence ATGAACGCACTCGACATCCGAGCCATCCCCGCCGAGGTGCTCCGCACCCTGCGCGTGCGGGACGACGCCGGGCGCCCGCCCGTCCCGTCCGTGGACACCACCGGGGGAGCGCCCCTGCGCTGCTGCCTCGACCGGGCCCGCCCGGGCGAGGAGATCCTGCTGCTCTCCTACGCGCCGCTGCGCCGCTGGGCCGCCGAGACCGGCGCCGACCCCGGCCCGTACGACGAGCAGGGGCCGGTGTTCGTCCACGCCGGGGAGTGCCGCGGGCCGGCGGGCGGCTGGCCGGCCGGTCTGCACGGGGGTGAGCGGGTGGTCCGCGGCTACGACCGTCGCGGACGGATCCTGGGAGGCCGCCCGTCCGGCCCGCAGGACCTGGAACGGACGGTGGCCCAGGTGCTGGCGGACCCGGAGGTGGCCGTGGTGCACGTCCGCGCGCTGGCCTTCGGCTGCTTCCTGCACGAGGTCCGCCGGGCGGCCTGA
- a CDS encoding cystathionine gamma-synthase: MTEHQLPQGFETLAIHAGQEADPQTGAVVTPIYQVSTYKQDGVGGLRGGYEYSRSANPTRTALEECLAALEGGSRGLAFASGLAAEDTLLRTVLKPGDHIVIPNDAYGGTFRLFAKVLTRWGVDFSVANMQDLATVREQLRPNTRAVWVETPSNPLLGIADLAGLAEIAHGAGAILVVDNTFASPYLQQPIALGADVVVHSTTKYMGGHSDVVGGALVAAEAGLGEELAYHQNAMGAVSGPFDAWLVLRGIKTLGVRMDRHSSNAEKIVELLSGHAKVSQVLYPGLPEHPGHDIAAKQMKAFGGMVSFRVAGGEEAAVEVCNRAKLFTLGESLGGVESLIEHPGRMTHASVAGSALEVPADLVRVSVGIESIDDLLADLQQALG; encoded by the coding sequence ATGACCGAGCACCAGCTTCCCCAGGGCTTCGAGACTCTCGCCATCCATGCGGGTCAGGAAGCAGACCCCCAGACCGGGGCCGTCGTCACGCCGATCTACCAGGTCTCCACCTACAAGCAGGACGGAGTGGGAGGGCTGCGCGGCGGCTACGAGTACAGCCGCTCCGCCAACCCGACCAGAACCGCGCTGGAGGAGTGCCTCGCCGCGCTGGAGGGCGGCAGCCGGGGCCTCGCCTTCGCCTCCGGCCTCGCCGCCGAGGACACCCTGCTGCGGACCGTCCTCAAGCCGGGCGACCACATCGTCATCCCGAACGACGCCTACGGCGGCACCTTCCGGCTGTTCGCCAAGGTGCTGACCCGCTGGGGCGTCGACTTCTCCGTCGCCAACATGCAGGACCTCGCGACCGTCCGCGAGCAGCTGCGCCCCAACACCCGCGCGGTGTGGGTCGAGACCCCCTCGAACCCGCTGCTGGGCATCGCCGACCTGGCCGGTCTGGCCGAGATCGCGCACGGCGCCGGCGCCATCCTGGTGGTCGACAACACCTTCGCCAGCCCCTACCTGCAGCAGCCGATCGCGCTCGGCGCCGACGTGGTGGTGCACTCCACCACCAAGTACATGGGCGGGCACTCGGACGTGGTCGGCGGCGCGCTGGTCGCGGCCGAGGCCGGTCTCGGCGAGGAACTGGCGTACCACCAGAACGCCATGGGCGCGGTCTCCGGCCCGTTCGACGCCTGGCTGGTGCTGCGCGGCATCAAGACCCTCGGCGTCCGGATGGACCGGCACAGCTCCAACGCGGAGAAGATCGTCGAGCTGCTCAGCGGGCACGCCAAGGTCAGCCAGGTGCTGTACCCGGGCCTGCCGGAGCACCCGGGGCACGACATCGCGGCCAAGCAGATGAAGGCCTTCGGCGGCATGGTGTCCTTCCGGGTCGCCGGCGGCGAGGAGGCGGCGGTCGAGGTCTGCAACCGCGCCAAGCTGTTCACCCTCGGCGAGTCGCTCGGCGGCGTGGAGTCGCTGATCGAGCACCCGGGCCGGATGACCCACGCCTCGGTGGCCGGTTCGGCCCTGGAGGTGCCGGCCGACCTGGTGCGCGTCTCGGTCGGCATCGAGTCGATCGACGACCTGCTGGCGGACCTTCAGCAGGCTCTGGGCTGA
- a CDS encoding MarR family winged helix-turn-helix transcriptional regulator, with protein sequence MTTTSPQATGSNDPLHAQLQYQVAVFARRMEQVRLGAVGALDRAGYLLLDHLHRHGPANVKSLAEALGIDSSTVTRQAAPLVRADLVGRVPYPADRRSVHLALTPLGGRRLAEVRADREELMRTLTAGWPAEEQRAFCTLLARFNDSLESYWAGRPE encoded by the coding sequence ATGACGACCACCTCGCCCCAGGCCACCGGAAGCAACGACCCGCTCCACGCCCAACTCCAGTACCAGGTCGCGGTGTTCGCCCGCCGGATGGAGCAGGTCCGGCTCGGCGCGGTCGGCGCGCTGGACCGCGCCGGCTACCTGCTGCTGGACCACCTGCACCGGCACGGCCCGGCCAACGTGAAGTCGCTGGCCGAGGCGCTGGGCATCGACTCCTCGACCGTCACCCGGCAGGCCGCGCCCCTGGTGCGGGCCGACCTGGTCGGCCGGGTGCCCTACCCGGCCGACCGGCGCTCCGTGCACCTCGCGCTGACCCCGCTCGGCGGCCGCAGACTGGCCGAGGTCCGGGCGGACCGGGAGGAGCTGATGCGTACGCTGACGGCCGGCTGGCCCGCCGAGGAGCAGCGGGCCTTCTGCACGCTGCTGGCCCGGTTCAACGACTCGCTGGAGTCGTACTGGGCCGGGCGGCCGGAGTGA
- the ilvA gene encoding threonine ammonia-lyase: MHSWPITIDDVRGAQKMLSGVARVTPMESSRHLAELIGAPVHLKCENLQRTGSFKLRGAYVRIAGLTPVEKAAGVVAASAGNHAQGVALAAALLGVHSTVFMPLAAPLPKVAATKGYGAEVRLHGSTVDEALQAAQRYAEATGAVFIHPFDHWDIVTGQATLGLEILEQCPEVRTILVGVGGGGLLAGIAAAVKPLRPDVRVVGVQAAAAAAYPPSLAVGRPVTLERFATMADGIQVGRPGDIPFEVINTLADGIRTVSEESLSRALLLGLERFKLVVEPAGASPIAALLEHPDEFEGPVVAVLSGGNIDPQLMQRVLRNGLAAAGRYLSLRVRLADRPGSLADLLAVLTRVDANVLDVAHVRIDPRLGVTEVEVDLHLETKGPEHCAAVIGELRDAGYVVSQ, from the coding sequence ATGCACAGTTGGCCGATCACCATCGACGATGTCCGCGGCGCCCAGAAGATGCTCTCCGGGGTCGCCCGGGTCACCCCGATGGAGAGCAGCCGGCACCTCGCCGAGCTGATCGGCGCACCGGTCCACCTCAAGTGCGAGAACCTCCAGCGCACCGGCTCGTTCAAGCTGCGCGGCGCGTACGTGCGGATCGCCGGGCTGACCCCGGTGGAGAAGGCGGCCGGGGTGGTGGCCGCCAGCGCGGGCAACCACGCCCAGGGCGTGGCGCTGGCCGCCGCGCTGCTGGGGGTGCACTCCACCGTCTTCATGCCGCTCGCCGCGCCGCTGCCCAAGGTCGCGGCGACCAAGGGCTACGGCGCCGAGGTGCGGCTGCACGGCAGCACGGTGGACGAGGCGCTGCAGGCCGCGCAGCGGTACGCGGAGGCGACCGGCGCGGTCTTCATCCACCCCTTCGACCACTGGGACATCGTGACCGGCCAGGCCACCCTGGGCCTGGAGATCCTGGAGCAGTGCCCGGAGGTGCGCACCATCCTGGTCGGGGTGGGCGGCGGGGGGCTGCTCGCGGGGATCGCCGCGGCGGTCAAGCCGCTGCGCCCGGACGTCCGGGTGGTCGGGGTGCAGGCGGCGGCCGCCGCGGCGTACCCGCCCTCGCTCGCGGTGGGGCGGCCGGTCACGCTGGAGCGCTTCGCCACCATGGCGGACGGGATCCAGGTGGGGCGGCCGGGGGACATCCCGTTCGAGGTGATCAACACGCTGGCCGACGGCATCCGCACGGTCTCCGAGGAGTCGCTGTCCCGGGCGCTGCTGCTGGGCCTGGAGCGGTTCAAGCTGGTGGTCGAGCCGGCCGGGGCCAGCCCGATCGCGGCACTGCTGGAGCACCCGGACGAGTTCGAGGGCCCGGTGGTGGCGGTGCTGTCCGGCGGCAACATCGACCCGCAGTTGATGCAGCGCGTGCTGCGCAACGGGCTCGCGGCGGCCGGCCGGTACCTGTCGCTGCGGGTCCGGCTGGCCGACCGGCCGGGCTCGCTGGCGGACCTGCTGGCGGTGCTCACCCGGGTCGACGCCAACGTGCTGGACGTGGCGCACGTGCGGATCGACCCGCGGCTCGGCGTGACCGAGGTCGAGGTGGACCTGCACCTGGAGACCAAGGGGCCGGAGCACTGCGCGGCCGTCATCGGCGAGCTGAGGGACGCCGGTTACGTGGTCTCGCAGTAA
- a CDS encoding ATP-binding cassette domain-containing protein: MAPAIQAENLVKTFGDVRALDGVSLDVPEGTVLGLLGPNGAGKTTTVRVLTTLLNPDSGRATVAGVDVLKHPNKVRSLIGLSGQYAAVDEYLTGRENLQMVGELYQMTPRDAKARALELLEWFNLTEAMDRTAKTYSGGMRRRLDLAAALVVRPPVMFLDEPTTGLDPRNRLALWEVIETLVEQGTTLLLTTQYLEEADRLAHDIAVVDHGKVIARGTADELKAQIGGERVEVVVHDRADVTEAVAALAPYAKGDPAVEKNTRKITVPVSGGAKVLADVIRELDARSIEIDDIGLRRPTLDDVFLSLTGHVTEAETDNGEGQPTAKGRKSHGKDA, from the coding sequence ATGGCGCCAGCCATCCAAGCCGAGAACCTGGTGAAGACCTTCGGGGACGTCCGCGCGCTCGACGGCGTCAGCCTCGACGTCCCCGAGGGCACCGTGCTCGGACTGCTCGGCCCGAACGGCGCCGGCAAGACCACCACCGTCCGGGTGCTGACCACCCTGCTCAACCCCGACTCCGGCCGGGCCACGGTCGCCGGCGTCGACGTGCTCAAGCACCCCAACAAGGTGCGCAGCCTGATCGGCCTGTCCGGCCAGTACGCCGCCGTGGACGAGTACCTGACCGGCCGTGAGAACCTCCAGATGGTCGGCGAGCTGTACCAGATGACCCCGCGCGACGCCAAGGCCCGCGCGCTGGAGCTGCTGGAGTGGTTCAACCTCACCGAGGCGATGGACCGCACCGCCAAGACCTACTCCGGCGGCATGCGGCGCCGGCTCGACCTGGCCGCCGCGCTGGTCGTGCGCCCGCCCGTGATGTTCCTGGACGAGCCGACCACCGGCCTCGACCCGCGCAACCGGCTGGCGCTCTGGGAGGTCATCGAGACCCTGGTCGAGCAGGGCACCACGCTGCTGCTCACCACCCAGTACCTGGAGGAGGCCGACCGCCTCGCCCACGACATCGCGGTGGTCGACCACGGCAAGGTGATCGCCCGCGGTACCGCCGACGAGCTCAAGGCGCAGATCGGCGGCGAGCGGGTCGAGGTCGTCGTGCACGACCGGGCCGACGTCACCGAGGCGGTCGCGGCGCTCGCGCCGTACGCCAAGGGCGACCCGGCGGTGGAGAAGAACACCCGAAAGATCACCGTCCCGGTCAGCGGCGGCGCCAAGGTGCTCGCCGACGTGATCCGCGAGCTGGACGCCCGGTCCATCGAGATCGACGACATCGGCCTGCGGCGGCCGACCCTGGACGACGTCTTCCTCTCGCTGACCGGCCACGTCACCGAGGCCGAGACCGACAACGGCGAGGGCCAGCCGACCGCCAAGGGGCGCAAGAGCCACGGGAAGGACGCCTGA
- a CDS encoding ABC transporter permease, giving the protein MTTATSHAIGGAVPRQRSGIAAMAHDSWVVAKRNLRRMTRIPEIVVFGLMQPVMFVLLFSYVMGGAIQIPGTTASSSTYTQFLMAGIFAQTVTFAVAGASAGIAEDMTKGLVDRFRSLPMTRSAVLVGRTLADLVQTAFTLLVLALVALLVGWRIHEGFPKALAAFGLLLLLGYAFSWIGALIGLSVRSPEAATSAGLIWLFPLTFISNAFVPVSSMPSWLQPIAYWNPFSATVQACRDLFGNQVGPTPDSWPMQHSVIVSVVWSLIIMAVFSWLSVRKYRSAVG; this is encoded by the coding sequence ATGACCACCGCCACCTCGCACGCCATCGGCGGCGCCGTCCCCCGCCAGCGCAGCGGTATCGCCGCCATGGCCCACGACTCCTGGGTGGTCGCCAAGCGCAACCTGCGCCGGATGACCCGCATCCCGGAGATCGTGGTCTTCGGGCTGATGCAGCCGGTGATGTTCGTCCTGCTGTTCTCGTACGTCATGGGCGGGGCGATCCAGATCCCCGGCACCACGGCCAGCTCCTCGACGTACACCCAGTTCCTGATGGCCGGCATCTTCGCCCAGACCGTCACCTTCGCGGTCGCCGGCGCCTCCGCCGGTATCGCGGAGGACATGACCAAGGGCCTGGTCGACCGCTTCCGGTCGCTGCCGATGACCCGTTCCGCTGTGCTGGTCGGCCGCACCCTGGCCGACCTGGTGCAGACCGCGTTCACCCTGCTGGTGCTGGCCCTGGTCGCGCTGCTGGTCGGCTGGCGGATCCACGAGGGCTTCCCGAAGGCGCTCGCCGCGTTCGGGCTGCTGCTCCTGCTCGGCTACGCGTTCTCCTGGATCGGCGCGCTGATCGGCCTGTCGGTGCGCAGCCCGGAGGCGGCCACCTCGGCCGGTCTGATCTGGCTGTTCCCGCTGACGTTCATCTCGAACGCCTTCGTGCCGGTCAGCTCGATGCCGTCCTGGCTGCAGCCGATCGCCTACTGGAACCCGTTCAGCGCCACCGTGCAGGCCTGCCGCGACCTGTTCGGCAACCAGGTCGGCCCGACGCCGGACTCCTGGCCGATGCAGCACTCGGTGATCGTCTCGGTGGTCTGGTCGTTGATCATCATGGCGGTCTTCTCGTGGCTGTCGGTGCGCAAGTACCGCTCCGCGGTCGGATAG
- the greA gene encoding transcription elongation factor GreA: MTQTSDDVTWLTQAHYDQLKTELEYLTGPWRVEIAQKIEAAREEGDLKENAGYHAAKEEQGKTEARIRQLTQLLERAKVGEAPADSGVVAPGMLVTVAFDGDPEDTMEFLLASREVTDDALDVYSPQSPLGRGINGKKVGADATYELPNGRKATVKILEAKPYNG, encoded by the coding sequence GTGACCCAGACCAGCGATGACGTGACCTGGCTCACTCAGGCCCATTACGACCAGCTGAAGACCGAGCTGGAGTACCTGACCGGCCCGTGGCGCGTCGAGATCGCCCAGAAGATCGAGGCCGCCCGCGAGGAAGGTGACCTCAAGGAGAACGCCGGCTACCACGCGGCCAAGGAGGAGCAGGGCAAGACCGAGGCCCGGATCCGCCAGCTGACCCAGCTGCTGGAGCGCGCCAAGGTCGGCGAGGCCCCCGCCGACTCCGGCGTGGTGGCCCCCGGGATGCTGGTGACGGTCGCCTTCGACGGCGACCCGGAGGACACCATGGAGTTCCTGCTGGCCTCGCGCGAGGTGACCGACGACGCGCTCGACGTGTACTCGCCGCAGTCCCCGCTCGGCCGCGGCATCAACGGCAAGAAGGTCGGCGCGGACGCCACCTACGAGCTGCCGAACGGCCGCAAGGCCACCGTGAAGATCCTTGAGGCCAAGCCCTACAACGGCTGA
- a CDS encoding DUF4307 domain-containing protein, producing the protein MASRTRTTPGLPEGRYSRRTDQEADRRLRVAAVVCGVLFLGLFGWLGGSYLLRETTINGTVPTFEAVSDSEVQLQLSVSKGDGVAGVCTVRSRAADGTVVGQHDFPVPAEDDSYTAVVTLRTTARGTTAELLGCTPAK; encoded by the coding sequence ATGGCCTCCCGTACCAGGACCACCCCGGGTCTGCCCGAGGGCCGCTACAGCCGCCGCACCGACCAGGAGGCGGACCGCAGGCTGCGGGTGGCCGCCGTGGTGTGCGGGGTGCTCTTCCTGGGCCTGTTCGGCTGGCTGGGCGGCTCGTACCTGCTGCGCGAGACCACCATCAACGGCACCGTCCCCACCTTCGAGGCGGTCTCCGACAGCGAGGTGCAGCTCCAGCTCTCGGTGAGCAAGGGCGACGGCGTCGCCGGCGTCTGCACGGTGCGGTCGCGGGCCGCGGACGGCACGGTGGTCGGCCAGCACGACTTCCCCGTCCCGGCCGAGGACGACAGCTACACCGCGGTCGTCACGCTGCGCACCACCGCCCGGGGCACCACCGCCGAGCTGCTGGGCTGCACTCCCGCGAAGTGA
- the mca gene encoding mycothiol conjugate amidase Mca produces MTEQLRLMAVHAHPDDESSKGAATMAMYVSQGVDVLVATCTGGERGSILNPKLQGDSWVEANIHEVRRKEMDAAREILGVDQAWLGYVDSGLPEGDPLPPLPEGCFALQDVDEAAGALVKLIREFRPHVITTYDENGGYPHPDHIMTHKISMVAFDAAGDPEAYPEAGAPWQPLKLYYNHGFPMGRIRALHAYLTEHGIDSPYGEWIEGWEKSGRAEREITTRVRCDDWFEIRDKALIAHATQIDPDGPWFRVPLDVQREVWPTEDYELAKSHVDTDLPEDDLFAGVRK; encoded by the coding sequence TTGACTGAGCAGTTGCGACTGATGGCGGTACACGCGCACCCGGACGACGAGTCCAGCAAGGGCGCGGCGACCATGGCCATGTACGTGTCCCAGGGGGTGGACGTCCTGGTCGCCACCTGCACCGGGGGGGAACGCGGTTCCATCCTGAACCCGAAGCTCCAGGGTGACTCCTGGGTCGAGGCGAACATCCACGAGGTGCGCCGCAAGGAGATGGACGCGGCCCGCGAGATCCTCGGCGTCGACCAGGCCTGGCTCGGCTACGTCGACTCCGGCCTGCCGGAGGGCGACCCGCTGCCGCCGCTCCCGGAGGGCTGCTTCGCGCTCCAGGACGTGGACGAGGCCGCGGGTGCGCTGGTGAAGCTGATCCGCGAGTTCCGCCCGCACGTGATCACCACGTACGACGAGAACGGGGGCTACCCGCACCCCGACCACATCATGACCCACAAGATCAGCATGGTGGCCTTCGACGCCGCCGGGGACCCGGAGGCGTACCCCGAGGCCGGGGCGCCCTGGCAGCCGCTGAAGCTCTACTACAACCACGGCTTCCCGATGGGCCGGATCCGCGCCCTGCACGCCTACCTCACCGAGCACGGCATCGACTCCCCCTACGGTGAGTGGATCGAGGGCTGGGAGAAGAGCGGCCGGGCCGAGCGCGAGATCACCACCCGGGTGAGGTGCGACGACTGGTTCGAGATCCGGGACAAGGCGCTGATCGCGCACGCCACCCAGATCGACCCGGACGGGCCGTGGTTCCGCGTCCCGCTGGACGTCCAGCGGGAGGTCTGGCCGACCGAGGACTACGAGCTGGCCAAGTCCCACGTCGACACCGACCTGCCCGAGGACGACCTCTTCGCCGGCGTGCGCAAGTAG
- a CDS encoding thioredoxin domain-containing protein translates to MPNRLADATSPYLLQHADNPVDWWPWGPEAFEEARRRGVPVLLSVGYAACHWCHVMAHESFEDEAVAEYANAHYVAVKVDREERPDVDAVYMEAVQAATGQGGWPMTVFLTPDKEPFYFGTYFPPEARHGMPGFRQVLEGVTAAWRDRREEVGEVAARIRAELAERASVYGAAAHHPPADADLHQALVGLSRSFDDRSGGFGGAPKFPPSMVVEFLLRHHARTGSEAALEMAGRTCEAMARGGINDQLGGGFARYAVDARWVVPHFEKMLYDNALLLRTYLHLWRATGSGQARRTALATADFLLRELRTPEGAFASALDADSPDPATGKSTEGAYYAWTPEQLTAVLGPEDGALAVELFEVTGTFEHGSSVLQLLRDPADPEAFERIRTRLLAARAERPAPARDDKVVAAWNGLAIAALAETGALLDRPDLVEAAERAADLLLAVHLTPEGRLLRTSRDGRPGTNAGVLEDYADTAEGFLALYAVTGESSWLDLAGGLLDTVLAHFLDEASGALYDTADDAEELIRRPQDPTDNATPAGWTAAAGALLGYAAYTGSERHRTAAERALGIVGALAAKAPRFIGWGLAVAEALLDGPREVAVVGPAGDPATAALHRTALLGTAPGAVVAVGEAGTADVPLLADRPLLGGRPAAYVCRHFTCDTPTADAGELADRLGARVTD, encoded by the coding sequence ATGCCGAACCGTCTCGCGGACGCGACCTCGCCGTACCTGCTGCAGCACGCCGACAACCCGGTCGACTGGTGGCCGTGGGGGCCGGAGGCCTTCGAGGAGGCGCGTCGGCGCGGGGTGCCCGTGCTGCTGTCGGTCGGGTACGCGGCCTGCCACTGGTGTCATGTGATGGCCCACGAGTCCTTCGAGGACGAGGCGGTCGCGGAGTACGCCAACGCGCACTACGTCGCGGTGAAGGTCGACCGCGAGGAGCGGCCGGACGTCGACGCCGTCTACATGGAGGCGGTCCAGGCCGCCACCGGCCAGGGCGGCTGGCCGATGACGGTGTTCCTCACCCCGGACAAGGAGCCGTTCTACTTCGGCACCTACTTCCCGCCCGAGGCCCGGCACGGCATGCCGGGCTTCCGGCAGGTGCTGGAGGGCGTGACCGCCGCCTGGCGCGACCGCCGCGAGGAGGTCGGCGAGGTCGCCGCCCGGATCCGCGCCGAACTCGCCGAGCGCGCCTCGGTCTACGGCGCCGCCGCCCACCACCCGCCCGCCGACGCCGATCTGCACCAGGCGCTGGTCGGGCTCAGCCGCAGCTTCGACGACAGGTCCGGCGGCTTCGGCGGCGCCCCCAAGTTCCCGCCGTCCATGGTGGTGGAGTTCCTGCTCCGCCACCACGCCAGGACCGGCTCCGAAGCCGCCCTGGAGATGGCCGGACGCACCTGCGAGGCGATGGCCCGCGGCGGCATCAACGACCAGCTCGGCGGCGGCTTCGCCCGCTACGCGGTCGACGCCCGGTGGGTCGTACCGCACTTCGAGAAGATGCTCTACGACAACGCGCTGCTGCTGCGCACCTACCTGCACCTGTGGCGCGCCACCGGCAGCGGGCAGGCCCGCCGTACCGCACTCGCCACCGCAGACTTCCTGCTGCGCGAACTGCGCACCCCCGAGGGCGCCTTCGCGTCCGCCCTGGACGCGGACTCGCCCGACCCGGCCACCGGGAAGTCCACCGAGGGCGCCTACTACGCCTGGACACCCGAGCAGCTGACCGCCGTCCTCGGCCCCGAGGACGGCGCGCTCGCCGTCGAACTCTTCGAGGTCACCGGCACGTTCGAGCACGGCAGCTCGGTGCTCCAGCTGCTCCGCGACCCCGCCGACCCCGAGGCCTTCGAGCGGATCCGCACCCGGCTGCTGGCCGCCCGCGCCGAACGGCCCGCGCCCGCCCGCGACGACAAGGTGGTCGCCGCCTGGAACGGCCTCGCCATCGCCGCCCTCGCCGAGACCGGCGCCCTGCTGGACCGCCCCGACCTGGTCGAGGCCGCCGAGCGCGCCGCCGACCTGCTGCTCGCCGTCCACCTCACCCCCGAGGGCCGGCTGCTGCGCACCTCCCGGGACGGCCGGCCCGGCACCAACGCGGGCGTGCTGGAGGACTACGCGGACACCGCCGAGGGCTTCCTCGCGCTGTACGCCGTCACGGGCGAGAGCTCCTGGCTGGACCTGGCCGGAGGCCTGCTGGACACCGTCCTCGCGCACTTCCTCGACGAGGCGTCGGGCGCGCTCTACGACACCGCCGACGACGCCGAGGAACTGATCCGCCGTCCGCAGGACCCGACCGACAACGCGACCCCCGCCGGCTGGACGGCGGCCGCCGGCGCCCTGCTCGGCTACGCCGCGTACACCGGCTCCGAGCGCCACCGCACGGCCGCCGAACGGGCGCTGGGCATCGTGGGCGCGCTCGCCGCCAAGGCACCGCGGTTCATCGGCTGGGGCCTGGCGGTCGCCGAGGCCCTGCTGGACGGGCCGCGCGAGGTGGCCGTGGTCGGACCGGCGGGAGACCCGGCGACGGCCGCGCTGCACCGCACCGCGCTGCTCGGCACGGCCCCGGGAGCGGTGGTCGCGGTCGGCGAGGCCGGCACCGCCGACGTCCCGCTGCTGGCCGACCGGCCGCTGCTCGGCGGGCGGCCCGCCGCGTACGTCTGCCGGCACTTCACCTGCGACACCCCGACGGCGGACGCCGGTGAGCTGGCCGACCGGCTGGGCGCCCGGGTGACGGACTGA